One stretch of Daphnia pulicaria isolate SC F1-1A chromosome 6, SC_F0-13Bv2, whole genome shotgun sequence DNA includes these proteins:
- the LOC124343566 gene encoding E3 ubiquitin-protein ligase TRIP12-like isoform X2, protein MASPAPPAGPANSGGGDQESNHLPSSSDSPVSPPLSETPPFSRHSFSGAVRRSDGTEGPVSSRLRHLPGRYLSTSQLPVATPPSPLNPRRHSSGPQKHLRHSLPLAQTSTGVEKNHAKTPYERRSPSVPTLRSTSHHPPTPAATPGSPAVLTPTSTVASSSAGTSGVTPPVRQRKRRNNESAEAGPSSSTGGSTTPSTSRTRSGQPASNVSKSSLHCSPTKKARLQTGKEASHQAVSPQAQQLHSRANIGAGHSHCLGGSTSAGVAGGGAEVTAGEGEQQQQRLSQLRHPRQPANTGSCASNSRRASRSGKVPLSTSGSGASGVVGGGGGGGGTSSGIAGVGGVGAPASAANTTGSVSGTAGLLVAGAGAVMDGGTPGGPSSASGSHASATSSSSSSAPAPVGGANVVPPDGASGLLNLPPGHAANLLLGAGGAVGAGAGTGDSESDDSEMGRLQALLEARGLPPHLFGALAPRMQHILHRSMGSNSTISKAQQLIAAVQNNADESQQLQAAIEMCQLLVMGNEDTLAGFPVRQAVPALIHLLHMEHNFDMMNHACRALTYMMEALPRSSAVVVDAVPAFLEKLQVIQCMDVAEQSLTALEMLSRRHAKSILQARGVSACLMYLDFFGINAQRAALSITANCCQNLHTDELHFVSGSLPALASRLTQHDKKSVESICIAFSRLVDSFHNESERLQEIASTELLANLQQLLVIMPPVLSSATFIMVVRMLSIMCAHCPELAVKLLKQNIAHTLCLLLTGPSGAVANANTSASNAGEKASSTTPSPAKEHHHQQDHEVELVARSPQELYEITSLIGELMPRLPTDGFFAVDVWLTKPSTVHYDAVQWQWRDDRGSWHAYSAIDSRMVEAAHQSGEDEISLSTMGRTYTLDFHSMQQINEETGTTRPVQRKMNNASGSSGLGGGSVGLGVKQSDSRIECLQEETELATQFIRSLFSLLYEVYSSSAGPAVRHKCLRALLRMLYYASPELLRDVLKSQSVASHLAGMLSSQDLKIVVGATQMAHILMQKLPDVFGVHFRREGVMHQVQRLVAEPAESPSSTATTPAAIPITPFQGDISNGTVASSTPVTDQCSLGNGASGSSGTTLVASSPERIASVGASATSTTGNETGESAVTLANSIAAVSTVASSPMKLSDVLKRKRGAKRGAVGARKSRTYAEETPSSAGPAGCSMDGHDYLKSGASASSSSSAGSTGGARSKFGFAMAGHSGGGASNNGTPTSAISGSAAKATSFLANLNPARWGRSHHHNQASSSGSPNAACSSSSPSLLPNVPKSMSNPQLAGNREKIKTWIRDQATLFLSTYFSPAASEAGDAGNGQSGEGSGGPTSGLSVLSELTRLVQRLEAEPLLAKETLEQIRAIVADSDVSSFEILHSGLVQSLLKYLTADGIDRTDRLRLFLQEFLRVSPTSEFPTSEAATHLLALTHKLSGCVNQLEQFPVRVHDLPAPAGTSGASGGYFRSGTSALRFFNTHQLKCNLQRHPSCNNVKQWKGGTVKIDPLALVQAIEKYLVIRGYGRIRDKDLADSDDDNSEDDVDDSLATVLMNQGNSVRHKLQFLVNDHVIPYNMTVYQAIRQFSMDQSETDTDSETPMGHASIWVQTHTIFYRPVPDNDPCNYASPNAAKNTGAPNVLLPCGSASGTRKGKGANGKSSNKKKGDDLWIDGVAPEVNSPIVPFLTMRMPEYVTVDDPSLEVLNLLRIVHSLNRHWGFLYNLVDYKPILSNPDLINMKLTAKANRQLQDPLVIMTGNLPPWLAQIATACPFLFPFETRHLLFYATAFDRDRALQRLMDSAPELMSGGDSSERVTPRLDRRKRTVSREDILKQAEQVMQDMASSRALLEIQYENEVGTGLGPTLEFYALVSRELQRFDLELWRGEAVSAALGAGSHGSSLPSPSSSAEEPSKARTSPASVAGSTTADYVHNQYGLFPSPCSRSLKAGPLAKIRSKFRFVGKFIAKAIMDSRMLDLPFNPVFFRWLLGQERFLTGSDMVQLDPVLARTYKSLMRIVDEKKLIDQDPSLTPAQRQAAIQALNLDGCPVVDLGLDFTLPGSSTVELRKGGKDQPVTINNLEQYLKLLSHWILVEGVSRQMESLREGFESVFPLHHLSLFYPEEMDLLLCGASQSTNEGAWEVQNLLDAWKPDHGFTLESKAIRNLAEILSSYTKEEQRLFLQFVSGSPRLPVGGFKSLSPPLTVVRKTLEPNQSPDDFLPSVMTCVNYLKLPEYSSLEIMRQKLSVAVREGQHSFHLS, encoded by the exons ATGGCCTCCCCAGCACCACCTGCAGGTCCGGCTAATTCTGGTGGTGGTGATCAGGAATCAAACCACTTACCTAGCAGCTCTGACTCCCCAGTGTCACCTCCACTCAGTGAAACTCCTCCATTTTCTCGGCACAG TTTCAGTGGTGCTGTAAGGCGTAGTGACGGCACTGAGGGCCCAGTGTCTTCCAGATTGAGACACTTGCCAGGAAGATACCTCTCAACTTCTCAGTTACCAGTTGCCACACCACCTAGTCCTCTGAACCCCAG AAGGCACTCGAGTGGTCCTCAAAAGCATCTGAGACACAGTCTACCTCTAGCTCAGACTAGTACTGGTGTGGAAAAGAATCACGCCAAAACACCTTATGAGCGGAGAAGTCCTAGTGTTCCCACCCTTAGATCGACCTCTCATCATCCTCCTACGCCAGCAGCCACACCAGGCTCACCAGCAGTTCTCACTCCAACCTCAACAGTAGCTAGTTCCTCGGCTGGAACTAGTGGTGTCACGCCGCCCGTCAGGCAGCGTAAACGGAGAAATAACGAATCGGCGGAAGCTGGGCCTTCTTCCTCCACAGGAGGATCAACAACTCCGTCAACCAGTCGAACCCGTTCCGGCCAACCGGCCAGCAACGTTAGCAAAAGTAGCCTGCACTGCAGTCCGACCAAAAAGGCGAGACTGCAAACGGGCAAAGAAGCTTCACATCAAGCCGTATCACCACAAGCCCAGCAGCTTCATTCACGAGCAAACATAGGGGCTG GACACAGTCATTGTTTGGGAGGGTCGACGTCGGCCGGTGTAGCAGGAGGAGGCGCTGAGGTCACAGCTGGAGAAGgagaacagcaacaacagcgctTGTCTCAATTACGTCACCCGCGACAACCGGCCAACACGGGGTCCTGCGCCAGCAACAG CCGGCGAGCCTCGAGGTCCGGCAAAGTGCCACTCAGTACCAGCGGCAGTGGAGCCAGCGGAGTGgtaggcggcggtggcggcggcggcggtacCAGTAGCGGAATCGCGGGTGTCGGCGGCGTCGGCGCACCTGCGTCGGCTGCCAACACCACCGGATCGGTTTCGGGTACAGCCGGATTATTAGTAGCAGGGGCGGGTGCTGTGATGGATGGCGGAACTCCTGGAGGACCGTCATCGGCTAGCGGATCGCACGCCTCGGCTACTTCCTCGTCTTCGTCGTCTGCTCCTGCGCCAGTCG GTGGAGCGAATGTTGTCCCTCCCGACGGAGCTTCCGGCTTGCTGAACCTGCCACCAGGTCACGCTGCCAATCTCCTTTTGGGAGCTGGCGGAGCCGTTGGTGCTGGAGCTGGAACAGGTGATTCCGAGAGTGACGATAGTGAAATGGGTCGACTCCAGGCGCTGCTGGAAGCACGCGGGCTTCCGCCGCATCTCTTCGGCGCCCTGGCCCCGCGGATGCAGCACATTCTTCACCGCTCCATGGGATCCAACTCGACCATCTCGAAAGCTCAACAGCTGATTGCCG CCGTGCAAAACAATGCCGACGAAAGTCAACAGCTGCAGGCGGCTATCGAGATGTGCCAGCTGTTGGTGATGGGCAATGAAGACACGTTGGCCGGATTTCCCGTCCGCCAAGCCGTACCCGCCCTTATCCATTTGCTCCACATGGAACACAATTTCGACATGATGAATCACGCCTGCCGGGCATTGACTTATATGATGGAGGCGCTTCCTCGCTCgtcggccgtcgtcgtcgacgccgTGCCGGCCTTCCTCGAGAAACTGCAGGTTATTCAGTGCATGGACGTGGCCGAGCAGAGCTTGACGGCCCTGGAGATGCTGTCGCGCCGGCATGCCAAGTCCATCCTGCAGGCCCGCGGAGTTTCGGCTTGCCTCATGTACCTGGACTTTTTTGGCATTAACGCCCAGCGAGCCGCACTCTCCATCACGGCCAACTGCTGCCAGAACCTTCACACCGACGAGCTGCACTTCGTCTCGGGATCGCTGCCCGCTCTGGCTTCGAGGTTGACCCAGCACGACAAGAAGAGCGTCGAAAGCATCTGCATCGCCTTCAGCCGATTGGTGGACAGTTTCCACAACGAATCGGAGCGACTGCAGGAGATTGCCAGTACGGAATTGCTGGCCAACTTGCAACAGTTGCTGGTCATCATGCCGCCAGTCCTCTCTAGTGCAACGTTTATCATGGTCGTGAGGATGCTCTCCATCATGTGCGCCCACTGTCCGGAACTGGCCGTCAAGCTCCTGAAACAGAACATCGCCCACACGCTGTGCTTGCTGCTGACGGGGCCTTCGGGGGCAGTTGCCAACGCCAACACGTCGGCCTCCAACGCCGGCGAGAAAGCTTCCTCGACGACTCCATCGCCGGCCAAAGAGCACCACCATCAACAGGATCATGAAGTGGAATTGGTGGCCCGCAGTCCGCAGGAATTGTACGAGATCACCTCGCTCATTGGCGAATTGATGCCGCGTCTGCCGACGGACGGCTTCTTCGCCGTCGACGTCTGGCTGACCAAGCCCAGCACGGTCCATTACGACGCGGTGCAGTGGCAGTGGCGCGATGACCGTGGGTCGTGGCACGCTTACTCGGCCATCGATTCGCGGATGGTGGAAGCCGCCCACCAATCGGGCGAGGATGAGATCAGCCTGTCCACCATGGGTCGCACCTACACCCTGGACTTTCATTCTATGCAGCAGATAAACGAAGAGACGGGCACGACGCGGCCCGTTCAGCGTAAAATGAACAATGCCAGCGGCTCCAGTGGTTTGGGCGGAGGCTCGGTTGGTCTAGGAGTCAAACAGAGTGATTCCAGGATCGAGTGTCTCCAGGAAGAAACGGAACTGGCCACGCAGTTTATCCGCtcgctcttttctcttctctacGAAGTGTACAGCAGCTCAGCTGGACCGGCCGTTCGTCACAAGTGCCTGCGCGCCCTATTGCGGATGCTATATTACGCTTCGCCCGAACTGCTGCGCGATGTTTTAAAGAGTCAGAGCGTGGCAAGTCACTTGGCCGGCATGCTCTCGTCGCAGGATCTCAAGATCGTCGTCGGCGCCACTCAAATGGCCCACATTCTCATGCAGAAGCTACCGGACgtctttggcgttcactttaGACGCGAGGGAGTCATGCACCAAGTCCAGCGATTAGTGGCCGAACCGGCGGAATCGCCTTCGTCCACCGCAACAACGCCAGCAGCCATCCCCATCACTCCGTTTCAg GGTGATATTTCAAACGGAACGGTGGCGTCCTCAACTCCGGTAACGGACCAGTGTTCATTAGGAAACGGCGCTAGTGGCTCCAGTGGGACCACTCTAGTGGCTAGCAGCCCGGAACGGATTGCTTCAGTGGGCGCAAGTGCGACTTCTACTACCGGCAATGAGACAGGAGAATCTGCGGTGACCCTAGCGAATTCAATTGCGGCTGTTTCCACAGTGGCGTCTAGTCCCATGAAACTGAGCGACGTTTTGAAACGTAAACGCGGGGCGAAACGTGGTGCTGTCGGTGCCCGCAAATCGAGGACCTATGCGGAAGAGACGCCGTCGTCAGCTGGACCGGCTGGTTGCAGCATGGATGGTCACGATTATTTGAAGAGCGGTGCTAGCGCCAGTAGTAGCAGCAGTGCCGGAAGCACTGGTGGAGCCCGATCCAAGTTTGGTTTCGCCATGGCCGGCCACAGTGGTGGTGGGGCAAGTAACAACGGGACGCCGACGTCAGCCATCAGCGGAAGTGCAGCCAAAGCCACGAGCTTCCTCGCCAACCTCAATCCTGCTCGCTGGGGACGCTCTCATCATCACAACCAGGCGTCGAGTTCCGGCAGCCCCAACGCCGCCTGTTCCTCGTCGTCTCCCAGCCTTTTGCCTAATGTGCCCAAATCGATGAGCAACCCGCAACTGGCCGGCAACCGTGAAAAGATCAAGACTTGGATTCGCGATCAAGCCACTCTTTTCCTATCCACTTATTTCAGTCCGGCTGCATCGGAGGCTGGCGATGCAGGCAATGGCCAATCCGGTGAAGGGTCGGGTGGACCCACTTCTGGTCTCAGTGTCTTGTCGGAATTGACGCGTCTTGTTCAACGTCTCGAAGCCGAACCGCTGCTGGCCAAAGAAACATTGGAGCAGATTCGTGCCATTGTGGCTGATTCCGATGTCTCTTCGTTTGAAATTCTCCACAGCGGACTGGTCCAGTCTCTTCTCAAGTACCTTACTGCGGACGGAATCGACCGCACGGATCGATTGCGGCTCTTCCTCCAG GAATTTCTCCGTGTTTCGCCCACCAGCGAATTTCCCACGTCAGAGGCGGCGACCCATTTGCTGGCGTTGACGCACAAACTGAGCGGCTGTGTTAATCAACTCGAGCAGTTTCCCGTACGAGTCCACGATTTGCCTGCTCCGGCCGGCACCTCTGGCGCTTCCGGCGGCTATTTCCGATCCGGAACGTCGGCTTTGCGCTTCTTTAATACGCACCAGCTCAAGTGCAACTTACAGCGGCATCCGTCCTGCAACAATGTCAAGCAGTGGAAAGGAGGCACCGTCAAAATCGATCCACTCGCTCTGGTACAGGCCATCGAAAAGTATTTGGTGATCCGCGGCTATGGCCGCATCCGGGACAAGGACCTGGCCGATAGCGACGACGATAACAGCGAAGATGACGTGGACGACAGTCTT gCCACCGTTTTGATGAATCAGGGAAATAGCGTTCGTCACAAGCTCCAATTTCTGGTCAATGATCACGTGATCCCCTACAACATGACAGTCTATCAAGCCATCCGGCAGTTCA gCATGGATCAGTCAGAGACGGACACGGATTCTGAAACTCCAATGGGTCATGCGTCCATCTGGGTTCAGACGCACACCATCTTTTACCGTCCCGTGCCCGATAACGATCCTTGCAATTACGCCAGTCCCAATGCGGCCAAAAATACCGGTGCACCAAATGTCCTGTTGCCGTGTGGATCCGCTTCCGGAACGCGTAAAGGCAAGGGAGCAAACGGCAAAAGttcgaacaaaaagaaaggcgACGATCTGTGGATAG ACGGAGTTGCTCCAGAAGTGAATTCCCCCATAGTGCCATTTTTGACCATGCGGATGCCAGAGTATGTGACGGTGGACGACCCATCGTTGGAGGTTCTCAACCTGTTGCGCATTGTCCACTCCCTCAACCGTCATTGGGGATTCCTCTACAACCTGGTCGACTACAAGCCCATTTTGTCGAATCCTGACCTAATCAACATGAAACTCACTGCCAAAGCAAATCGTCAATTGCAG GACCCACTAGTGATAATGACGGGCAACTTGCCACCGTGGCTGGCACAAATCGCTACGGCATGCCCGTTTCTGTTTCCTTTTGAAACTCGGCACCTGCTCTTTTACGCTACGGCATTTGACCGTGACCGGGCTCTTCAGCGGCTGATGGACTCTGCTCCTGAATTAATGAGCGGCGGCGACAGCAGCGAGCGCGTCACGCCCCGGCTCGACAGGCGGAAACGCACAGTGTCGCGTGAAGACATCCTAAAACAGGCAGAGCAAGTCATGCAGGACATGGCTTCGTCTAGAGCCCTTCTCGAAATTCAATACGAAAATGAG GTCGGAACTGGACTCGGTCCGACGCTCGAGTTTTATGCACTGGTGTCGCGCGAGTTGCAGCGCTTTGATCTGGAACTGTGGCGCGGGGAAGCTGTTTCGGCAGCCCTCGGCGCCGGATCGCATGGCTCTTCGTTGCCATCTCCTTCTTCCTCGGCGGAAGAACCGTCCAAAGCGCGGACAAGTCCTGCTTCGGTCGCCGGATCCACTACCGCCGACTACGTCCACAATCAGTATGGCCTCTTTCCTTCACCGTGCTCGCGCAGTCTTAAGGCCGGACCACTGGCAAAGATTCGCTCCAAATTTCGCTTCGTCGGAAAGTTTATCGCCAAAGCTATTATGGATTCAAGaatg TTGGATTTGCCATTCAATCCGGTGTTTTTCCGCTGGTTACTTGGCCAGGAGAGGTTCCTGACAGGTTCGGACATGGTGCAATTGGATCCCGTTTTGGCACGGACGTATAAATCACTGATGCGCATCGTCGACGAGAAAAAGCTCATCGACCAGGACCCGTCCCTTACGCCGGCCCAACGACAGGCAGCAATCCAGGCGCTCAATCTCGACGGCTGTCCCGTCGTCGATCTCGGTCTGGACTTTACCCTGCCTGGTTCGTCGACTGTCGAACTGCGTAAAGGCGGCAAAGATCAACCTGTCACCATCAATAATTTGGAACAATACCTcaag TTACTGTCTCACTGGATCCTTGTGGAGGGTGTATCTCGGCAAATGGAATCCTTGCGCGAAGGCTTTGAATCTGTGTTTCCGCTTCATCATCTCTCCCTTTTCTACCCGGAAGAAATGGATCTCCTCCTCTGCGGGGCTTCtcaa AGTACTAATGAAGGTGCTTGGGAGGTACAAAATTTATTGGATGCCTGGAAGCCTGATCACGGTTTCACATTGGAGTCGAAAGCTATTCGAAATCTGGCCGAGATTCTCTCGTCCTACACCAAGGAAGAGCAACGCCTTTTCTTGCAATTTGTCTCAGGATCCCCTCGTCTCCCGGTCGGAG GTTTCAAGAGTTTGTCTCCTCCCTTGACGGTGGTACGGAAAACGTTAGAGCCAAATCAGAGTCCAGATGATTTCCTTCCGTCTGTGATGACGTGCGTCAACTATCTGAAGCTACCCGAGTACAGCAGTCTGGAGATTATGCGTCAAAAGCTGTCGGTTGCCGTCCGCGAGGGCCAGCACTCGTTTCATCtttcttaa